The Deltaproteobacteria bacterium region CGTACTTTTCGGCTTTGGCGGCAGGGGAAACCCCGGAACGAGCCGCCCAGTTTCGCGCTCTGGAAAAATCGCTGGCAAATCCAGCTTTTCGCAAAGAGTTCTTAGCGAACCCGAGTTTCAATGCCTTGGTGAGAAATACGATTTCGCCCACCGTACTTGAGGGAAGCAATAAAACGAATGTGATTCCCTCGCATGCGCGTGCGCAGCTCGATTGTCGCCTCCTGCCGGGAGAAGATCCGCAAAAGTTCGTGGCGTTGCTCGAACAGGCGGTGAATGACCCGAACGTCAAATTCTCCGTCTTGATGAATTTTCCCCCGATCGCTTCAGCGGCGGATACTCCGCTCTTTCGCGCCGTCCGCGCAGTGGCGGAGCGCCACGACCCCCAGGCTCCAGTGGTGCCCGCTGTTCTGGGCGGGTTTACCGATTCCCACTATTTTCGCCACAAAGGGATTGTTAGCTACGGGTTTTCCGGCCTGCCGATCACCGAGGAAGACAGTCGGCGAGGCCATGGGATCAACGAACGTCTCTCGCTCGCAAGCCTGCGCGAGGGGATCCAGATCTTGAGCGATCTGCTGTTGGAACTCGATAAGTAAGGCGACGGGGCGCTGGAAGGGCAGAGCAGGACGCGCCCCTGGAACGATAAGAATGCCGGCGGCGGGTCTTTATGGCCAAACATAGCTCCCTGTCGAGCCGGTAAACGTAAAATCGGCTCCACCGCGACAGGAGGCATGCGTTCCCTTGACCGTAGCGATGGCGCTCGCGGTGGCGTCGATGGTGACGGTCACGCCCTGACTCTGCACCGGAGCGACCCCAGTATAGTCTTGGGTCCGGGCATATTCCGCTTCGAGAGTGATGACTGTATTTTTCACGTCGGATTCGACCCGTGAGCAAAATGCTTGGGCGCGATACGACGCGAACTGCGGGACCGCGATGGCAGCCAGAATGCCAATGATCGCGATGACAACGAGGAGTTCAACCAAAGTGAACCCTTTTTGAGTCTTCAGCCTCATAAGTCTAACTCCTTTCCGACTGGGGAGATCTCTTTCTCCTAAGTCCATCCTTTTACCCTTCTCCGATTTTTCAGTGTTCTTTCGTGTATTTCCTCCTTTCTTCCTCCGCACCGAAGCGGTTTTCTTAACGGTTAATGTCTCTCTCACTAGATCGTGACCTCAGAATAACAATGAAACGAGAAATTCGGGATAATATTTTCTCTCTTCGTGCTCGGTATAGTATAGCGAAGAGCGAAAATCAAGCTCAAGCCATCTAAGTGAAAAGAGGAAGGACGAGTGGCGCTATGGGGAAGGAGGCGAGCGGATCTCTCTCAACTCGATACTGACCCGAGTTGAAAGATCGGGAGATACATGGCGATGACGAGCCCGCCGATGACGAGCCCTAAGAAAATAATGATGAGCGGCTCCATCAGGGAGGTGAGGTTGGTAACAGCCGTGTCTACTTCGTCTTCGTAAAAGTCGGCTATTTTGCCGAGCATGGTGTCTATTGCTCCTGTCGTTTCGCCGACCTGGAGCATCTGACCGACCATGGGCGGAAAAACACCACTTGCCATGAGCGGCTCGGCAAGTGTTCTTCCTTGGCTGATGGTTTGCCGTGCAGCCAGGATAGTCTGCTCTACGACTTTATTCCCAGCGGCTTTCCCGGTGACGGCTAACGCTTCAAGAATCGGAACGCCTGACGAGAGCAACGTGCCAAGCGT contains the following coding sequences:
- a CDS encoding prepilin-type N-terminal cleavage/methylation domain-containing protein, encoding MKTQKGFTLVELLVVIAIIGILAAIAVPQFASYRAQAFCSRVESDVKNTVITLEAEYARTQDYTGVAPVQSQGVTVTIDATASAIATVKGTHASCRGGADFTFTGSTGSYVWP